A single Venturia canescens isolate UGA chromosome 1, ASM1945775v1, whole genome shotgun sequence DNA region contains:
- the LOC122413070 gene encoding uncharacterized protein, whose protein sequence is MPKIRKLKRRKTFKVNINRKRLRNKLRKLPDIGCKDIKNAWEHSKSTRSNLKEMGLAYDANQVLKIPNFKKEILSEARLKTLENLPESKEENDEDKLPPKGHVAMNLEAEAKAPRERFFRLPNQQVHFVTYMMDKYGDDYKAMARDKKNYYQMTWRQIRAKINSFKNVPEQYAEYLLKKGEIVLDKEETLEETRKRVAAENVAKYCAPKPKKVKQTSQWLEESINEFDTEDKLEDVDEDSPGKTSSGKKLQLFSDGESDDDKKSKSKSTKSQIKDNFKNGGRDKIKETEKRQKVVDNKSKKAKYLEKMASSDSESEEEFEGSDDEGAGFVDLDDLSEQELSEDDILDDGEFVTDSDEESD, encoded by the coding sequence ATAAAAAATGCTTGGGAACATTCAAAATCTACAAGGAGCAATCTGAAAGAAATGGGGTTGGCTTACGATGCTAACCAAGTTTTGAAGATTCCAAACtttaagaaagaaattttgtcTGAAGCAAGATTAAAAACACTAGAAAATCTACCTGAATCCAAGGAGGAAAACGATGAGGATAAATTACCACCGAAGGGTCACGTTGCAATGAATTTGGAGGCAGAAGCAAAAGCACCTAGAGAACGATTTTTCCGTTTGCCAAATCAACAGGTCCATTTTGTAACGTATATGATGGACAAGTATGGCGACGATTATAAAGCAATGGcaagagacaaaaaaaattattatcaaaTGACTTGGCGTCAAATCAGAGCCAAAATTAATAGTTTCAAAAACGTGCCTGAGCAATATgctgaatatttattgaaaaaaggagaaattgtACTTGACAAGGAAGAAACTTTGGAGGAGACAAGAAAGAGAGTAGCTGCTGAAAATGTTGCCAAGTATTGTGCACCTAAACCAAAAAAAGTTAAGCAAACTTCACAGTGGTTAGAAGAGTCAATAAACGAATTCGATACCGAAGACAAGTTGGAAGATGTCGATGAAGACTCTCCTGGTAAGACAAgctctgggaaaaaattacaACTCTTCTCAGACGGTGAGAGTGATGATGACAAAAAGAGCAAATCTAAATCTACTAAATCACAGATTAAggacaatttcaaaaatggtGGGAGGGACAAAATCAAGGAAActgaaaaacgtcaaaaagttGTTGATAATAAGAGTAAAAAGGctaaatatttagaaaaaatggcGTCCAGCGACAGTGAAAGTGAAGAAGAGTTTGAAGGAAGCGACGACGAGGGTGCTGGATTTGTAGATTTGGATGATTTAAGTGAACAGGAACTTTCTGAAGACGATATACTTGATGATGGTGAATTTGTAACTGACAGCGATGAGGAGAGCGATTAA
- the LOC122413071 gene encoding ADP-ribosylation factor-like protein 3, producing MVLYVSRNGQKTIFWMGCACVSAYVAYRYWRKREFKAIDEGFEEISKIDDSNERRVLLLGLDGAGKTSVMNQAVAADAHGNSYKIPPAPTHGFAVYRLKNGPYTYNVWEFGGAEDTRTYWSNFLQDTDLLIFMVDASNATKLSLAVSTLKELLGDQRMDNVPILVVANKQDEQNALRLEQVKDALDLRSISPHKHKVEVIGCQTRPLPETALSQSEYNWHHSSVDELRKKIFSLAVPS from the exons ATGGTTTTATACGTTTCGCGTAATGGTCAAAAAACAATCTTTTGGATGGGTTGTGCATGCGTCAGTGCTTACGTTGCTTATCGTTACTGGAGAAAACGCGAATTCAAGGCGATCGACGAAGGATTCGAGGAGATCTCAAAG ATCGATGACAGCAATGAACGAAGAGTTTTGCTTTTGGGCCTGGATGGCGCTGGAAAAACGTCCGTGATGAATCAAGCAGTTGCAGCTGATGCTCATGGCAATTCTTATAAAATACCTCCAGCTCCAACTCATGGATTTGCTGTCTACAGATTGAAGAATGGTCCCTACACTTATAACGTCTGGGAAT TCGGAGGAGCGGAAGACACAAGGACTTACTggagtaattttttacaagATACCGATCTCCTGATATTCATGGTAGATGCATCGAATGCTACAAAATTGTCATTAGCAGTTTCGACTCTCAAAGAACTTTTGGGTGATCAAAGAATGGACAATGTTCCAATTCTTGTTGTGGCAAACAAACAG GATGAACAAAATGCCTTGAGACTGGAGCAGGTAAAAGATGCTCTCGATCTTCGAAGTATTTCACCACACAAGCACAAGGTTGAGGTAATAGGCTGTCAGACTCGACCATTACCAGAAACAGCACTAAGCCAGTCAGAGTACAATTGGCATCATTCATCAGTCGATGAActcagaaagaaaatattttcacttgcTGTACCATCATAG
- the LOC122413462 gene encoding uncharacterized protein: MEKLSEKRRRPKHPSGQPVPQIPRYRDDPDNITAVDNSCKYYQANEIHPSKGRNERRQSNSMIDYNKNHYGCNDVPKTSRKHAISNLSRIKYFVPQTQEEFENKNENALRQPRNQGSQQLANNTKYTKNAAVRKNHYIDDYSDAHECENSTVNENINVADETSEEVVDEEHLGDLTEFNEKDYEEHEADHEIDEETDVWERGPERSRFCRKMRMESLPRNHKISSAPLASRFHRGGGKNADRYCRSACGRKTADIPTEEEEEELEIRRAPACARKKSSGSSRQRDGSARIAGRKLSERYSDLPERSLLVDERQTRRPKSMRPVSGKPSKLLGIQYESICSIKCDRCGGTSRLTPRTTSSRNATCRLQDSQYFIDRSNGDDVSEEPTGDPSSRQTTLRRSKESRSPIYESKEKGLAICDYETDDDRNEIRANSKSRGVRNSRETKNLKHFLTRADGRYEEKTIFKSNKGHWAER; the protein is encoded by the exons ATGGAAAAATTAAGTGAAAAACGACGTCGCCCCAAACACCCATCGGGACAACCGGTTCCACAGATTCCCAGATACAGAGATGATCCCGATAACATTACAGCGGTGGATAATTCCTGCAAATATTATCAGGCTAACGAAATTCATCCCAGCAAAGGAAGAAACGAGAG AAGACAATCGAATTCCATGATCGATTATAACAAGAATCATTACGGTTGCAACGATGTCCCAAAGACGTCGCGGAAACACGCAATATCGAATTTGTCGCGTATAAAATACTTCGTCCCGCAAACAcaagaagaatttgaaaataaaaacgagaatgCATTGAGACAACCGAGGAATCAGGGGTCTCAACAATTAGCCAACAACACGAAGTATACGAAAAACGCTGCAGTAAGGAAAAATCATTACATCGATGACTACAGTGATGCtcatgaatgtgaaaattcaacggtcaatgaaaatatcaacGTGGCGGATGAGACGAGTGAGGAAGTTG TCGACGAGGAACATCTCGGCGATTTGAcagaattcaatgaaaaagacTACGAAGAACACGAAGCCGATCATGAAATTGACGAAGAAACAGACGTATGGGAACGAGGTCCTGAGAGATCAAGATTCTGCAGGAAAATGCGAATGGAATCATTGCCGAGAAATCACAAAATTTCCAGTGCGCCTTTAGCCTCGCGTTTTCATCGCGGCGGGGGAAAAAATGCGGACAG ATATTGTCGCAGTGCGTGTGGCAGAAAAACTGCTGATATTCCGaccgaagaagaagaggaagagttGGAAATTCGCAGAGCACCGGCATgcgctcgaaaaaaatcgtccgGGTCGTCGCGTCAACGAGACGGAAGTGCTCGGATCGCAGGACGAAAGTTGTCCGAACGGTACTCGGATTTGCCAGAGCGATCTCTATTGGTGGACGAGCGTCAAACACGAAGACCAAAATCGATGAGGCCCGTGAGCGGAAAACCTTCTAAATTGCTGGGAATTCAGTACGAATCGATTTGTAGTATTAAGTGCGATCGCTGCGGTGGCACATCGAGACTAACCCCGAGAACAACCTCGTCGCGGAATGCAACGTGTCGACTCCAGGACAGCCAGTATTTTATCGACAGATCAAACG GCGATGACGTTTCCGAGGAGCCGACGGGGGATCCATCGAGTCGTCAGACGACGTTGAGACGATCGAAGGAGTCGCGATCGCCGATTTACGAATCTAAAGAAAAAGGCTTAGCGATCTGCGACTATGAGACCGACGATGACAGGAATGAGATTCGAGCAAATTCTAAATCACGAGGCGTTAGAAATTcacgagagacgaaaaatctCAAACACTTTTTGACCCGGGCCGATGGTCGgtatgaggaaaaaacaatCTTCAAAAGTAACAAGGGCCACTGGGCAGAACGATAA
- the LOC122413386 gene encoding uncharacterized protein produces the protein METIVQSSQEHHNMTEDSSDRSDESSTMSQEYKSRGFEEYDIVKRLKVSAGERFSTRNELHSISKSKDFRLSVEGKADSNEQSQNNAHQLEDAQRHELSLNLGKSKKYDFPNIHLGDVLNYHTERTLDLESRTESSPVCRSKDPTNKDALFNLQSAQDKYLAASFERSPKEFNYLVEREIKEYGIAKGYNFTVDRMKEFNLPHERSRENLTNCLPSRERLNNIGILDSNDHRHLHGQTRTPQDLECIVYDRLRRPQHHFLNRMDFAGQNLTTALHVRQTSGTQIQQSQQQQQQEQQIKSFTIDAILAHRNNHRERYQRNQQQLRKTTRAVRQECQEVSGKNGNCTGKTADANVNEVSGVANNGKAKRVRTIFTAEQLERLEGEFARQQYMVGPERLYLAHALRLTEAQVKVWFQNRRIKWRKVNHEQHCQAVSEHRQRCSLPGTLEIHEDESNETNNVNWCVNNTIGASTSSDDSSLINASSQLQRDIRDSSIAKS, from the exons ATGGAAACGATCGTTCAATCGAGTCAAGAACATCATAACATGACCGAAGATTCCTCGGATCGCAGTGACGAGAGTAGTACAATGTCCCAAGAGTACAAGTCACGAGGCTTCGAGGAATACGATATTGTTAAGAGACTCAAAGTCTCCGCCGGCGAAcgtttttcaacgagaaacgAATTACACAGTATTTCTAAAAGCAAAGACTTTCGCTTATCTGTCGAAGGCAAAGCGGACTCGAACGAACAGTCCCAAAACAACGCGCATCAACTCGAAGACGCTCAGAGGCACGAGCTCTCATTGAATCTCggtaaatcgaaaaaatacgattttccGAACATCCATCTCGGAGACGTTCTAAATTATCACACAGAAAGAACTCTCGATCTCGAATCGAGAACGGAGTCCTCGCCCGTTTGCAGATCTAAAGATCCCACGAACAAGGATGCCCTTTTCAACCTCCAGTCCGCTCAGGATAAATATCTCGCGGCAAGCTTCGAACGCTCGCCCAAGGAATTTAATTATCTCGTCGAGCGTGAAATCAAGGAATACGGTATCGCGAAAGGTTACAATTTCACTGTCGACCGAATGAAGGAATTCAACTTGCCTCATGAACGATCACGAGAGAACTTGACAAACTGCTTACCGAGCAGAGAGCGATTGAACAACATCGGGATCCTCGATTCCAACGATCATCGACACCTTCACGGACAAACACGAACCCCACAGGATTTAGAGTGCATCGTTTATGATCGACTGAGACGACCTCAACATCATTTCCTCAATCGAATGGACTTCGCTGGACAAAATTTGACGACCGCCCTCCATGTCCGGCAAACGAGTGGAACGCAGATCCAACAATcccagcaacaacagcaacaagaACAACAGATCAAGTCTTTCACGATCGACGCGATACTCGCTCATAGAAACAACCACAGGGAACGATATCAAAGGAATCAACAACAGTTGAGGAAAACCACGAGAGCTGTACGTCAAGAAT GCCAAGAAGTATCGGGGAAAAACGGTAATTGTACGGGGAAAACAGCGGACGCGAACGTCAATGAAGTATCCGGTGTGGCGAATAATGGTAAAGCGAAGAGAGTAAGAACGATATTCACCGCGGAGCAATTGGAGCGTCTCGAGGGTGAATTTGCACGTCAACAATACATGGTCGGACCCGAGAGGCTGTATTTGGCCCACGCTCTTCGTCTCACCGAAGCACAGGTCAAAGTTTGGTTTCAGAATCGTCGTATAAAATGGCGAAAGGTCAATCACGAGCAGCACTGTCAAGCAGTGAGTGAGCATCGTCAGCGGTGCTCGTTGCCAGGAACGTTGGAGATTCACGAGGACGAGAGCAACGAGACGAATAACGTTAATTGGTGCGTCAACAATACGATAGGAGCGAGCACATCGAGCGATGATTCTTCCCTGATCAACGCGTCCAGTCAACTCCAACGTGATATTCGCGATTCTTCTATCGCTAAATCTTAA